Proteins encoded together in one Miscanthus floridulus cultivar M001 chromosome 16, ASM1932011v1, whole genome shotgun sequence window:
- the LOC136510802 gene encoding uncharacterized protein codes for MEEEDTTREVKRLQSTLSPAMKQIEGIARTNVQRQQLIERMEPLTEENEKLKEAVKLMEKNVQRAQRERDLAKSNAKDVEYQKGIVSGQWKTISEQLERTSEQLNSIFEQLGHTSEQLKGISEQKKEYHRRTKAQFEVLELEARTQRGKLDAMVARVRPVLDCIDLEVAP; via the exons atggaagaggaggacaccaccagggaggtgaagaggTTACAGTCCACCCTTTCCCCagctatgaagcaaattgag GGCATAGCACGAACTAATGTACAAAGACAACAGTTGATCGAGAGGATGGAGCCTCTCACCGAGGAGAACGAGAAGCTAAAGGAGGCGGTGAAACTGATGGAGAAAAACgtccagagggcccagcgtgaAAGGGACCTTGCTAAATCAAATGCGAAGGACGTGGAGTACCAAAAGGGCATCGTGTCCGGGCAGTGGAAGACCATCTCCGAGCAGCTGGAGCGCACCTCCGAGCAGCTGAACAGCATCTTCGAGCAGCTAGGGCACACCTCTGAGCAGCTGAAAGGCAtctccgagcagaagaaag AATACCATCGAAGGACCAAGGCGCAGTTCGAAGTGCTGGAGCTAGAGGCAAGAACCCAGAGAGGAAAACTTGACGCCATGGTGGCCAGAGTCAGGCCGGTGCTCGACTGTATTGACTTGGAGGTAGCTCCTTAG